From bacterium:
TAAGGTGGCCCCTCATTAATCCTTCTCTATTCCATACTACATATTTCCATATCATCAATATGGGCAATATTACCATAGGCGCATTTCTTATGACTGTCAGTAAGTCGTTTCTGCAGGAATGATATAACATTTCTCCAATATCCCTATCCCCAGATTGTTTATTATGATAGATTATGGCATCAGGAGAATATAATATTTTATGCCCAGCTTCAATTATTCTAAGCGTCAGATCTGTTTCCTCACCTTGGCGAAAATAATCATGTGAAAAGTATCCAACCTCCTTAATTACAGCTCTTCTTATCGCGCACGCGCCACCGCTGAAATCTGCAACATAATGCTCTTTATTAATACTGCTTCTTTCACTACCTGGCTCGATTATTCTGCATGCAATAATTGCGGCTTCTTCGTCGTTATATAACTTTTCAACGCACTTGCTAACTGTGCTTCTTTCCAATACAGCATCATCGTCTAAAGATATTATTATCTCACCC
This genomic window contains:
- a CDS encoding glycosyltransferase family 2 protein, translated to MNGGPLVSIAILTQNRCEEVVSAINSALVQDYPNTEIVIVDSASTDRTVETISKAFPLIKLIRLHRNMGCPEGRNVALANCQGEIIISLDDDAVLERSTVSKCVEKLYNDEEAAIIACRIIEPGSERSSINKEHYVADFSGGACAIRRAVIKEVGYFSHDYFRQGEETDLTLRIIEAGHKILYSPDAIIYHNKQSGDRDIGEMLYHSCRNDLLTVIRNAPMVILPILMIWKYVVWNREGLMRGHLRETALASVGVSLRTPSLLRNRAPVSIATYAKYFALRRR